A single Bacillota bacterium DNA region contains:
- a CDS encoding TRAP transporter large permease subunit — protein MTSIEIGILGIIFMLVLLMIRIPVGIAMTIVAIVGNIMLTSTGPALNKLGIDIILITQNYSFSVIPLFVLMGLFLAKANLGADLYEVINGLIGRVKGGMAIATIGAGAAFGAVCGSVVASCSTISAVAVPEMRKYDYDPGFAAGVSAVGSTLGVVIPPSTALVVYGALTEESIGQVLIGGFLPGIMTMILLMITVSLVLIWKPKLAPAAIKDKISFPWHKLKFVWAVPLIFLLSIGGIYGGFFTPTEAGAVGAILSLIFSILVGRMNWRAFFDAVIVTVRISAMVFIVLIGGKLFGAFLTRSLIPMRLTAFIDSLHIEPFLIILVILVIYTVMGTFMDEMATLVIM, from the coding sequence ATGACGTCGATTGAAATCGGCATACTCGGTATAATTTTTATGCTTGTGTTGCTGATGATCCGTATTCCCGTGGGTATTGCCATGACCATTGTGGCTATTGTGGGCAATATCATGCTTACCTCTACCGGTCCGGCTCTTAACAAGCTGGGTATCGATATAATCCTGATTACCCAGAATTACAGTTTCAGCGTGATCCCACTTTTTGTCCTTATGGGTCTCTTTTTAGCCAAGGCCAATCTGGGCGCTGATCTGTACGAGGTGATCAACGGACTTATCGGCAGGGTTAAAGGTGGTATGGCTATAGCTACGATTGGTGCCGGCGCCGCATTTGGGGCTGTCTGCGGTTCAGTTGTTGCTTCCTGTTCCACCATTTCCGCGGTAGCTGTTCCCGAGATGCGCAAGTACGATTATGATCCCGGATTTGCAGCCGGTGTTTCCGCTGTCGGTTCGACCCTTGGTGTGGTAATCCCGCCCAGTACCGCCCTGGTGGTATATGGCGCCCTTACCGAGGAATCAATTGGCCAGGTGCTGATCGGGGGCTTTCTGCCCGGGATCATGACCATGATTTTGCTAATGATTACAGTTTCCCTTGTTTTAATATGGAAACCGAAATTAGCACCGGCAGCAATTAAGGATAAGATCTCCTTTCCCTGGCATAAATTAAAATTTGTATGGGCCGTTCCCCTGATCTTCCTGCTCAGTATCGGTGGTATCTATGGCGGATTTTTCACACCAACCGAGGCCGGAGCGGTCGGGGCAATCCTATCACTCATCTTTTCTATCCTTGTGGGCAGGATGAATTGGCGTGCTTTTTTTGATGCCGTAATCGTTACAGTCAGAATTTCTGCCATGGTCTTCATAGTGCTCATCGGTGGAAAACTCTTCGGTGCATTTCTAACCAGGAGCCTTATCCCCATGCGGTTAACTGCCTTTATAGACAGTCTGCATATTGAACCTTTTCTGATCATTTTAGTCATTCTGGTTATTTACACGGTTATGGGCACATTCATGGATGAAATGGCTACCCTGGTTATTATGA
- a CDS encoding cobalamin-dependent protein (Presence of a B(12) (cobalamin)-binding domain implies dependence on cobalamin itself, in one of its several forms, or in some unusual lineages, dependence on a cobalamin-like analog.), translating into MQKDELALAMEELEEEKVLAMIDSRLGEGVSPIDIIKSLQAGMVEVGEHFQKGEYFLSELIMAGEIMNAANHILEPKLAGETTEEKGTIVIGTVKDDIHDLGKNIVVMLLKGAGYKVVDLGVDVPREKFVQALQETGAPLLGLSVLLTGCQDNMREAITAVRNAGLDTKVMIGGNYINEKVQEHVGADYFATKASDGVEIAKTIFGK; encoded by the coding sequence ATGCAAAAGGATGAATTGGCTTTAGCCATGGAGGAATTGGAAGAAGAAAAGGTACTGGCTATGATCGATTCAAGATTAGGGGAAGGTGTCTCGCCGATCGATATTATCAAATCGCTGCAAGCAGGCATGGTTGAGGTGGGCGAACATTTCCAGAAGGGCGAGTATTTCCTCAGCGAGTTGATCATGGCCGGAGAAATTATGAATGCGGCCAACCATATACTGGAACCAAAACTGGCCGGGGAGACAACCGAGGAAAAAGGAACGATTGTGATCGGCACTGTAAAAGATGACATTCACGACCTGGGTAAAAATATAGTTGTCATGTTGCTCAAGGGTGCCGGATACAAGGTCGTTGATCTTGGTGTAGATGTCCCCAGGGAGAAATTTGTCCAGGCTTTGCAGGAAACAGGTGCACCGCTGCTGGGTTTGAGTGTGCTTTTAACCGGCTGCCAGGACAATATGAGAGAAGCAATTACCGCTGTCCGGAATGCCGGGCTCGATACTAAAGTAATGATCGGTGGTAACTATATCAATGAAAAAGTGCAGGAGCATGTTGGCGCCGATTATTTTGCCACTAAAGCCAGTGATGGTGTGGAAATTGCAAAGACCATATTCGGGAAATAA
- a CDS encoding uroporphyrinogen decarboxylase family protein: protein MSIGNKLYEERLDRYLKAIKCEKPDTVPIRLNIGEWTAKYAGFTLQEVYYDLDKQFQMVEKVMANWDLDVVRGIGFGLNPPALRNSLDLNFYRFPGVDLPEDSSFQYHEEDYMKAEDYDDFIANPTKWVVDNYLPRVCNELAEPGSYRAQIAMIKGSVSMLQYTSKLGEVNRRISEEFGFAPAVKGMTKAPFDTVGDTLRGMKGILTDIRRHPEKIIAACDALIPHNIRYALAGPGADKTFPVIAPLHRGAYPFLSVEHWVKFYWPSLKAVIEGLWDQGKSMTFFAEGDWTPYLEYIAELPEKSIQFVVDNTDPAKAKEHLGGRFCLIGAIPTTLLTYGTREEVTEMVKRAIDELGADGGYVLDAGGVIMGDAKLENIEAMIEAGRKFGKY from the coding sequence ATGAGCATTGGAAACAAGCTCTACGAGGAGCGACTGGACCGCTATCTGAAAGCTATAAAATGCGAAAAACCAGACACGGTGCCTATTCGCCTGAACATAGGCGAGTGGACGGCCAAATACGCAGGTTTCACCCTGCAGGAAGTATACTACGATCTCGACAAGCAGTTTCAGATGGTTGAAAAGGTTATGGCCAACTGGGACCTCGATGTTGTCAGGGGTATTGGCTTCGGCCTCAATCCGCCTGCCTTGAGGAATTCCCTGGATCTGAATTTTTATCGTTTTCCCGGCGTGGATCTTCCGGAAGACAGCTCCTTTCAATATCACGAAGAGGATTATATGAAAGCTGAGGATTATGACGATTTTATCGCCAACCCGACAAAATGGGTAGTTGACAACTACCTGCCCCGCGTCTGCAATGAACTGGCAGAACCCGGTTCATATCGGGCCCAGATTGCAATGATCAAAGGCAGTGTGTCCATGCTGCAATATACGTCGAAACTGGGCGAAGTTAATCGAAGGATAAGCGAAGAGTTCGGCTTTGCCCCGGCTGTTAAAGGGATGACCAAGGCTCCCTTCGATACAGTTGGAGATACGCTGCGGGGGATGAAAGGGATTTTGACCGACATCCGCCGTCATCCGGAGAAGATAATCGCTGCCTGTGATGCTTTGATTCCTCATAACATCAGATATGCGCTGGCCGGTCCCGGCGCCGACAAAACTTTCCCAGTAATCGCTCCCCTGCACCGCGGCGCCTATCCTTTTCTCAGTGTGGAACACTGGGTTAAATTCTACTGGCCTTCACTTAAAGCAGTTATTGAAGGATTATGGGACCAGGGCAAATCCATGACTTTTTTTGCCGAGGGTGACTGGACTCCATATTTGGAATATATCGCTGAACTGCCTGAAAAGAGCATCCAGTTCGTGGTTGATAATACCGATCCGGCCAAGGCAAAAGAACATCTGGGCGGAAGGTTCTGCCTGATCGGCGCAATACCGACCACTTTACTGACCTACGGAACCCGGGAAGAGGTAACGGAAATGGTGAAGCGGGCTATTGATGAACTGGGTGCCGATGGCGGATATGTTCTCGATGCCGGTGGAGTTATAATGGGCGATGCCAAGCTGGAGAATATTGAAGCGATGATCGAGGCAGGCCGTAAATTCGGTAAGTATTAA
- a CDS encoding lamin tail domain-containing protein has translation MFHIFKNLEARITTRIIYTAALIIVLIILGIMLGGTFQGGKNLVINEVMASNRSTLVDEDGDYPDWFEIYNPGNTAISLDGYWITDDSADPYKWPFPAVEIGPQEYLVIFASNKDRRNPDGKLHANFTLSATSSTLILVDPEASVIDTVTTTDMLSNVSYGRVEENPSEWAYFLDATPGAANSEEPFEQVTDMPRLEEKPVLINEFITSNRTSLPDEDGDLSDWIEIYNPNDFPVNMERYWLSDKIDNPYKWRFPAVTIEPGEFLVIFASGKNRSNPEGIYLHTNFSLNDRDDTLILSTPEGAVIEEIEIRNMERDVSYGRDPDNPDRWLYFTRPTPGEPNYTQGFEHFSGSPVPNLIISEAMAENVTTIADEDGEYSDWIEIYNPGDFAVNLNGFGLSDSADEPYRWKFPEVTIEPGEYLLVFASGKDRADTDSAYLHTNFKIQATGETLVLYHPSGIMLDSMHTGMLSPDMSVGRSPENRSNRYFFETPAPGAVNVSSVYSGYSLPPVISHPGGFYTSGLFVDMTSPGPGSVIRYTLDGTVPDENSPVYSEPLAINDTSVLRAVSFEEGKLPSPVENRTYFIDTDHNLTVVSVIMDPKDLWDPVQGIYVKGYGASSTFPYKGANFWKDMEKPIHLELYEPEGLLGISMDAGIKIGGQYSRAMDQKIFNVFFRNIYGYNELRYPLFPEKDLTHFKALTLRTSGQDSVYSKIRDIMMTSLLGDMGLDYQAHRQAVLYLNGEYWGIYNIRERANRYMIAHNHDLDPDKIDLLQANWIVRAGSNADYLDLLNFVRN, from the coding sequence TTGTTTCACATTTTTAAAAATCTCGAAGCCCGTATCACTACGCGTATTATCTATACAGCAGCCTTAATTATTGTACTCATCATACTGGGAATCATGCTGGGTGGTACTTTCCAGGGTGGGAAGAACCTGGTGATCAACGAGGTAATGGCCAGCAACCGCAGTACTCTTGTTGATGAAGACGGCGATTACCCTGACTGGTTTGAAATATATAACCCGGGAAATACCGCTATATCTCTGGATGGCTACTGGATAACCGATGATTCTGCCGATCCGTACAAATGGCCCTTCCCCGCCGTTGAAATCGGTCCGCAGGAGTACCTGGTTATTTTTGCATCAAACAAAGATCGCCGAAATCCTGACGGCAAACTTCATGCCAACTTTACTCTCAGCGCCACCAGCAGCACACTCATATTGGTTGATCCTGAGGCTTCGGTGATCGATACAGTAACAACAACGGATATGCTCTCCAACGTATCATACGGCAGGGTTGAAGAGAACCCTTCAGAGTGGGCTTATTTCCTTGATGCCACCCCCGGAGCTGCCAATAGTGAAGAGCCCTTTGAACAGGTTACCGATATGCCCCGGCTGGAGGAGAAACCGGTATTGATCAACGAATTTATCACGTCAAACCGGACTTCCCTGCCTGATGAAGACGGCGACCTTTCAGATTGGATCGAAATATATAATCCGAATGATTTCCCGGTAAATATGGAACGGTACTGGCTATCCGATAAAATTGACAACCCCTATAAATGGCGGTTTCCCGCTGTTACGATCGAACCTGGTGAATTCCTGGTTATTTTTGCTTCCGGTAAAAATCGCTCTAATCCGGAGGGTATATACCTGCATACCAATTTCAGTTTAAATGACCGTGATGATACACTCATCTTAAGCACTCCGGAAGGTGCGGTTATTGAGGAAATTGAAATTCGAAACATGGAACGTGATGTTTCTTATGGACGCGATCCAGATAATCCCGATCGCTGGCTGTACTTCACCCGGCCTACCCCGGGTGAACCTAATTATACCCAGGGATTTGAACATTTCAGCGGTTCGCCTGTCCCTAACCTGATCATCAGCGAGGCAATGGCGGAAAACGTGACCACTATTGCCGATGAAGACGGAGAATACAGCGACTGGATTGAGATATATAATCCCGGGGATTTTGCGGTTAATCTCAATGGGTTTGGTTTGTCGGATAGCGCAGATGAGCCATATCGCTGGAAATTCCCCGAAGTTACCATTGAACCGGGAGAATACCTGCTTGTATTTGCATCGGGAAAGGACCGGGCGGATACAGACAGTGCTTACCTGCACACAAACTTTAAAATACAGGCAACAGGTGAAACACTGGTGCTCTACCATCCATCGGGTATTATGCTTGATAGTATGCATACGGGGATGCTCTCACCCGATATGTCGGTGGGCCGATCACCTGAAAACAGGAGCAATCGATACTTTTTTGAAACACCGGCACCAGGAGCAGTTAATGTTTCGTCTGTTTACAGTGGATACTCTCTGCCGCCGGTTATCTCTCATCCCGGCGGATTCTACACTTCAGGACTTTTTGTTGATATGACCTCTCCCGGTCCGGGATCAGTAATCCGCTATACGCTTGACGGAACGGTGCCTGATGAAAACTCCCCTGTTTATTCAGAGCCGTTGGCCATAAATGATACATCTGTATTGCGTGCAGTTTCTTTTGAAGAGGGTAAGCTGCCGAGCCCGGTCGAAAACAGAACTTATTTTATTGATACCGACCATAACCTGACGGTAGTTTCGGTTATCATGGATCCGAAAGACCTGTGGGATCCGGTTCAGGGGATATACGTAAAAGGCTACGGAGCATCCAGTACATTCCCCTACAAGGGAGCAAATTTCTGGAAAGACATGGAAAAACCAATCCACCTTGAGCTTTACGAGCCTGAAGGTCTTCTTGGCATAAGTATGGATGCCGGAATCAAGATTGGCGGCCAGTACAGCCGGGCAATGGATCAGAAGATCTTCAACGTTTTCTTCCGGAATATTTATGGATATAATGAACTGCGTTACCCCCTTTTTCCGGAAAAGGATTTAACCCATTTTAAAGCACTGACCCTCAGGACTTCCGGTCAGGATTCTGTGTACAGCAAGATCCGGGATATAATGATGACCAGCCTGCTGGGAGATATGGGGTTGGATTACCAGGCTCACCGCCAGGCAGTATTATATTTAAACGGTGAATACTGGGGAATTTATAATATCCGGGAAAGGGCAAACCGCTACATGATTGCTCACAATCACGATCTTGATCCCGATAAAATCGACCTGCTCCAGGCTAACTGGATAGTCCGTGCGGGCTCCAATGCAGATTATCTCGACCTGTTAAATTTCGTCAGGAATAG
- a CDS encoding DUF4956 domain-containing protein gives MWQQIIESFAIPGELTLSLLTALIMALVLSFIIAMIYRNTHRGMNYEPAFLTTLVLIAPVVALVMFFIRGDLVLSLGLIGSLSIVRFRTPIKDTRDMVYLFWAIVVGLGCGTENWTIALLATLFISIIIFFLFIIEYGRPKHSDFVLVVSGHSEHSPQGAGELIQQYASRFRIRSHDIVDGGWEIVYELRFTKEQEQLTEQFITELKSLEGVNKVSLLAPQLALPM, from the coding sequence ATGTGGCAGCAGATAATTGAATCATTTGCAATACCCGGAGAGTTGACTTTAAGCCTTCTAACAGCCCTGATAATGGCGCTGGTCTTATCATTTATAATTGCCATGATCTACCGCAACACACATCGGGGGATGAATTATGAGCCGGCCTTTCTGACAACCCTGGTTCTGATAGCTCCGGTTGTCGCGCTGGTTATGTTTTTCATTCGTGGTGATCTTGTTTTATCCCTGGGATTGATCGGTTCCCTTTCCATCGTCCGCTTCAGGACACCGATAAAGGATACACGGGATATGGTTTACCTCTTCTGGGCTATTGTAGTCGGCCTGGGCTGCGGAACGGAAAACTGGACTATAGCGCTGTTGGCAACATTGTTTATCTCCATAATCATCTTCTTCCTGTTTATTATCGAATATGGACGTCCGAAACATTCAGATTTTGTCCTGGTTGTATCGGGGCATAGTGAACATTCACCCCAAGGCGCCGGTGAGCTTATCCAGCAGTACGCTTCGCGTTTCAGGATTCGTTCTCATGATATCGTAGACGGTGGATGGGAAATTGTATACGAACTGCGATTCACAAAAGAGCAGGAACAGCTGACAGAACAGTTTATTACAGAATTAAAATCATTGGAAGGCGTAAACAAAGTATCCCTTCTGGCCCCCCAACTGGCCTTACCGATGTAA
- a CDS encoding thiamine pyrophosphate-binding protein codes for MKTGSRPNGGDLFIDILRKRGVSNIYCCPGTTEVSIIDATVNCDDINFILFPFEGSAVAAADGHSRVTGKPQVAMLHANVGLANGICQIYSAKMSNSPVVVINVIKPRNILAHGGITSTTDEQEMVKQYMKWDWLCLRSEELAEDLNRAFQMAIKPPMGPTLLVIPQDVLEAPASEKSVYTFPRENVSYKIAPADEEIDRAAEILAESDFPLIIAGSGVGRENCIEQVKALADLLGAGVSCDDRRSFYHNGYPTGESNFLGPYRTDIPAAEKADVILVLGTKLFVEFNAPGKPDIPEKTRLIHQHDDIAEIDKLYGAEVPLCGSTAETVNKLYSRLELLMKEKPGVAAARRKVALELSALRRKEVEAFLSKEAAKKPIRVSTLVEHVSSFMDQKTTVVIDTPTSDAHFIDYLERPDRFSCYVHCHGGLGWGTGAALGVKWGNPGRRVICVVGDGSLLFGVQSLWVAFKYRVPVVFLVINNQRYAAVRKGLLNYKGNAVKSDTFPGTDISGIDYTGLARSFSVQAERVEAAEDLSAALDRALNMGEPYLLEVMVDPDDF; via the coding sequence ATGAAAACCGGAAGCAGACCAAACGGCGGTGATCTATTTATTGACATCTTACGTAAACGGGGTGTCAGCAATATCTATTGCTGTCCCGGAACTACGGAGGTATCGATAATTGATGCAACTGTAAATTGTGATGATATCAACTTTATTTTATTTCCCTTTGAAGGATCGGCAGTTGCCGCAGCGGATGGACACAGCAGGGTCACCGGAAAACCGCAGGTTGCCATGCTCCATGCCAATGTAGGTTTGGCCAACGGAATCTGCCAGATTTACTCGGCCAAAATGAGTAATTCCCCGGTAGTTGTTATTAATGTCATCAAACCGCGGAATATTTTAGCACATGGCGGGATTACCTCCACCACCGACGAGCAGGAAATGGTCAAGCAATACATGAAATGGGATTGGTTATGCCTGAGATCTGAAGAGCTTGCCGAGGATCTCAACCGGGCTTTCCAGATGGCTATCAAACCACCAATGGGACCAACCCTGCTGGTCATCCCGCAGGACGTTCTGGAAGCACCAGCCAGCGAAAAAAGCGTCTATACTTTCCCGAGGGAGAATGTCTCCTATAAAATTGCTCCTGCTGATGAGGAAATCGACCGTGCAGCTGAGATTCTGGCTGAAAGCGACTTCCCCTTGATTATCGCCGGATCAGGCGTGGGTAGAGAAAACTGTATTGAACAGGTTAAAGCGCTGGCCGATCTGCTGGGAGCCGGAGTAAGTTGTGACGACCGTCGCTCTTTTTATCATAACGGCTATCCGACCGGCGAGAGTAATTTTTTAGGGCCGTACAGGACGGATATCCCTGCTGCTGAAAAAGCCGATGTAATCCTGGTCCTGGGAACTAAACTTTTCGTTGAATTCAATGCACCCGGTAAGCCGGATATCCCAGAAAAAACCAGGCTGATTCACCAGCACGATGATATTGCCGAAATCGACAAACTTTATGGAGCTGAAGTACCTCTCTGTGGGAGTACCGCGGAAACGGTTAATAAGCTGTACAGCAGACTGGAACTATTGATGAAGGAAAAACCGGGTGTGGCAGCAGCCAGAAGAAAAGTGGCTCTTGAGCTGAGCGCCCTTAGGAGAAAAGAAGTTGAAGCCTTCCTGAGCAAGGAAGCAGCCAAAAAACCGATCAGGGTTTCAACCCTGGTTGAGCATGTTTCATCATTTATGGATCAAAAGACTACTGTGGTAATAGATACCCCTACCTCTGACGCTCATTTTATAGACTACCTGGAACGACCCGACCGCTTTAGCTGTTACGTTCACTGCCACGGAGGTTTGGGCTGGGGGACCGGCGCTGCCCTGGGAGTTAAATGGGGCAATCCCGGGCGCAGAGTGATCTGTGTAGTCGGGGATGGTTCTCTTCTCTTCGGGGTGCAGAGTCTATGGGTTGCTTTTAAGTACCGGGTTCCGGTGGTTTTCCTCGTTATAAATAACCAGCGATATGCCGCAGTCAGAAAAGGTTTGCTTAATTATAAAGGTAATGCTGTTAAGAGTGACACTTTCCCTGGGACGGATATATCGGGAATTGATTATACAGGGCTGGCCAGAAGCTTCAGTGTACAGGCTGAAAGAGTTGAAGCAGCGGAAGATTTATCTGCTGCCCTGGATAGAGCGCTGAATATGGGCGAACCTTACTTGCTGGAAGTAATGGTTGACCCGGATGATTTCTAA
- a CDS encoding CotH kinase family protein codes for YIKTRMNVTNYIDALIAQMFFAQTDQGNIRYWREQSDEGRWHWLVYDLDWCFWPSHLHHNTLASMTNPAGTGYNNAVSTTLTVNLLRNEEFKKEFIERFAYHLNNTFTAEKVIARIDELASKIEPEMPRQVERWGGSMERWYREVEHLRNFARQRPAIVTEQIRRKFNLSDQEMTIFGRY; via the coding sequence TATATAAAAACCAGGATGAATGTAACAAATTATATCGATGCTTTGATCGCCCAGATGTTTTTTGCCCAGACAGACCAGGGCAATATTCGTTACTGGCGGGAACAAAGCGACGAAGGCCGCTGGCACTGGCTCGTTTATGACCTGGACTGGTGTTTCTGGCCCAGCCACCTGCACCACAATACCCTGGCCAGCATGACCAACCCGGCAGGCACAGGTTATAATAATGCGGTAAGTACAACTCTCACGGTTAATCTACTTAGAAATGAGGAATTCAAAAAGGAATTCATTGAAAGGTTTGCCTATCACCTGAACAACACGTTTACAGCGGAAAAGGTAATTGCCAGGATTGATGAGCTTGCATCCAAGATCGAGCCGGAAATGCCCCGCCAGGTAGAGCGTTGGGGCGGCTCCATGGAACGCTGGTACAGGGAAGTTGAACATTTACGAAATTTTGCCAGGCAGAGGCCGGCAATCGTAACAGAACAGATCAGGCGAAAGTTTAACCTGAGTGATCAAGAGATGACGATTTTCGGGAGGTATTAA
- a CDS encoding TRAP transporter small permease subunit, translating to MRKRIKKINYYLQFISCVTLLALMFMTGADVIMRSFLNRPMSGSYELTSIFLTFIVFFGVGNAQHFKEHVVIDALYDRLPRKGQRFISYLSSVIYLAITILMCWVVFKYSQLLVSTNANTAILKIPHWPVVLIAAVGLIGYVLSVVADLLFLKEGGVLGNDVD from the coding sequence TTGCGAAAAAGAATTAAGAAGATCAATTATTATCTGCAGTTCATAAGTTGTGTTACCCTGCTTGCGCTGATGTTTATGACCGGCGCCGATGTGATCATGCGCAGTTTTCTCAATCGGCCAATGTCCGGAAGTTACGAGTTAACCAGCATTTTCCTTACTTTCATTGTTTTTTTCGGGGTCGGCAATGCTCAGCATTTTAAGGAGCATGTGGTAATCGACGCCCTCTACGACCGGTTACCCCGCAAAGGTCAGCGTTTTATTTCTTACCTCAGTTCGGTTATCTACCTGGCCATTACAATATTGATGTGCTGGGTGGTTTTTAAATACAGCCAACTCCTCGTTTCGACCAATGCGAACACTGCCATTTTAAAGATTCCGCACTGGCCGGTGGTATTGATTGCCGCGGTCGGGTTGATCGGCTATGTTTTATCAGTTGTCGCCGATCTGCTGTTTCTGAAAGAAGGGGGGGTGCTCGGCAATGACGTCGATTGA
- a CDS encoding rhodanese-like domain-containing protein — MTGKKMTNLILILVLTVFLISCGIDGKPVGEPDSPSEAPEDTAVINPIERINLEEAFSVYEMGEAVFLDVRDTRAFDRSRIPGSINIPLIELANRLDELNPEDKFITV, encoded by the coding sequence TTGACAGGTAAAAAGATGACTAACTTGATTCTTATACTAGTTTTAACTGTATTTCTGATCTCCTGTGGAATAGACGGCAAACCTGTCGGGGAACCGGATAGCCCTTCTGAGGCTCCTGAAGATACTGCGGTAATCAACCCAATCGAGCGCATTAATTTAGAGGAAGCTTTTTCGGTTTATGAAATGGGAGAAGCAGTTTTTCTCGATGTGCGCGACACAAGAGCATTTGATAGAAGTAGAATCCCCGGTTCAATTAATATTCCCCTGATTGAATTGGCCAACCGACTCGATGAACTTAACCCTGAGGATAAGTTCATAACCGTCTGA
- a CDS encoding TRAP transporter large permease subunit, giving the protein WFGVMTIMMLLTGLLTPPVGVVSLVASSITKIPSMKVFAAQWPFWITLIIASILVAAFPQIVLFLPSLMY; this is encoded by the coding sequence TTTGGTTCGGGGTAATGACGATCATGATGCTTTTAACCGGATTACTTACTCCTCCGGTTGGAGTTGTCAGCCTGGTAGCATCATCAATTACCAAGATACCATCAATGAAAGTATTTGCTGCCCAGTGGCCCTTCTGGATCACCCTGATCATTGCTTCGATTCTTGTTGCAGCCTTTCCCCAGATCGTCCTGTTCCTGCCGAGCCTGATGTACTAG
- a CDS encoding TRAP transporter substrate-binding protein produces MNKKLFLIIGLVAMMLFVFGIAGCGGTDTVAPVEEEPENGEEPAEEVEVVVLDFAHPFPAAHHHHVDIIVPFVEEIMEKSEGRVVINLHPGGSITTGTSAIDDVSTGAVDMIWTLQGYTAGRFPLTEMIEFFDHFNSAEEATATIWGLLEQNEEFQEEYGDFKVFNMYTTDIGDVYTSNKPIQKPSDLQGVSLRSASPMVDKSLSRFGATTAGMPMPDAYDNIERGVVDGMATGASAIPTYRLYEVLSYATEGMNLYVSPQVMAMSWDAWNRLTPEDQALFETIGGRELSLKSARYYDELHEWGVTSMQEEGMEVYFLSPEEKALFAELAAPVVEDYIAELTGRGYDAQGFYDLMISIRDSLR; encoded by the coding sequence ATGAATAAAAAGTTATTTTTGATTATCGGCCTGGTTGCAATGATGCTGTTTGTCTTTGGCATTGCCGGCTGCGGAGGTACAGATACAGTCGCACCTGTCGAAGAAGAACCTGAAAACGGTGAAGAGCCAGCCGAAGAAGTAGAAGTAGTTGTCCTTGACTTTGCCCATCCCTTCCCGGCAGCCCACCACCACCACGTGGATATTATTGTACCCTTTGTCGAGGAAATCATGGAAAAAAGTGAAGGTCGTGTAGTAATTAACCTTCATCCGGGCGGCTCAATCACAACCGGAACATCTGCTATTGATGACGTCTCAACCGGGGCTGTGGATATGATCTGGACCCTCCAGGGTTACACAGCCGGCCGTTTCCCGCTGACTGAGATGATCGAATTCTTTGATCATTTTAATTCTGCAGAAGAAGCAACAGCAACCATCTGGGGTCTCCTTGAGCAGAACGAGGAATTCCAGGAAGAATACGGTGATTTTAAAGTCTTTAACATGTATACAACCGATATCGGTGATGTCTACACATCGAACAAACCGATCCAAAAACCCAGTGATCTGCAGGGCGTCAGCCTGAGAAGCGCCAGCCCCATGGTTGACAAATCACTGTCCCGTTTCGGCGCAACTACAGCCGGTATGCCCATGCCCGATGCTTATGACAATATCGAGCGTGGTGTTGTTGACGGGATGGCTACCGGAGCTTCGGCTATCCCCACCTACAGGCTTTATGAAGTGCTGAGTTATGCTACCGAAGGTATGAACCTCTATGTTTCACCGCAGGTCATGGCCATGAGCTGGGATGCCTGGAACAGGCTTACCCCCGAGGATCAGGCACTGTTCGAAACCATTGGCGGTCGCGAACTTAGCCTAAAATCAGCTCGCTACTATGACGAATTACATGAATGGGGCGTAACCAGCATGCAGGAAGAAGGCATGGAGGTTTATTTCCTCAGCCCTGAGGAAAAAGCCCTCTTCGCTGAACTGGCGGCACCTGTTGTGGAAGACTATATTGCTGAATTAACCGGTAGAGGTTATGACGCACAGGGCTTCTATGACCTGATGATCTCCATCAGGGATAGCCTGAGATAG